A stretch of the Metopolophium dirhodum isolate CAU chromosome 8, ASM1992520v1, whole genome shotgun sequence genome encodes the following:
- the LOC132950219 gene encoding protein yellow-like isoform X1 codes for MLGRYLHGYSTIYITVVVLWICHKLSMGHNQPHSYVWPADYNWMKPQHHAEVSTVSQVNFPVSSTEVLVPWLLSMWMMGNKTPTDYPKRKVVKKPNTKGRNENTGFKDRFTWGQIDLEYPNQDSKQMAINTGTFIPVNNLLLGLEVWKNKMFLSLPQWRPGIPVTLAYVNLNSYAKSPMLKPYPSWNWYANNMNRCHGLVSVFRMEVDKCDRLWVLDTGAINLANKVDQICPVKLDVFDLKTDTHIKRFIIPKNQTLKDSLFTNIVVEILNDNCDDAYAYMSDVFQYGLVVYSYKEDVSRRINHPYFYPDPLYCHYSMDGITFNWMDGIFGMCLSPDGGAGQRVLYFHSLSSNNEFYVPTASLRNGTLREGDIIEHFFALNDSRCARHQSCQSSGMAVDAKGVMYYNLVTAGKVGCWDTGRPFESVTQGLLSSGPTPLSFPNDLKVDKESAQRVWMLSNGLHKYLYGKTDPNQINYRIMVAYTDDVVKGTVCESN; via the exons atgttaggtaggtacctacacggaTACAGCACAATATATATTACGGTTGTCGTTTTGTGGATTTGTCACAAACTTTCA atgggTCACAACCAACCTCACTCATACGTTTGGCCTGCTGACTATAACTGGATGAAACCACAGCATCATGCTGAAGTTTCAACAGTTAGTCAAGTAAACTTCCCAGTGTCATCAACAG aagtcCTGGTGCCATGGCTATTATCTATGTGGATGATGGGAAATAAAACTCCTACGGACTACCCTAAACGTAAAGTTGTGAAAAAACCAAACACAAAAGGTCGGAACGAAAACACGGGATTTAAAGATCGTTTTACGTGGGGCCAAATTGATCTGGAATATCCCAATCAAGATTCTAAACAGATGGCTATCAATACCGGTACATTTATACCGGTGAACAACCTACTATTGGGGCTGGAAGTGTGGAAGAACAAGATGTTTTTAAGTCTGCCACAGTGGAGACCGGGAATACCAGTGACTTTGGCGTACGTGAATTTGAACAGTTACGCCAAGTCCCCAATGCTGAAGCCATATCCCTCGTGGAACtg GTACGCTAATAATATGAACCGCTGTCATGGTTTGGTGTCCGTGTTCCGGATGGAAGTGGACAAGTGTGACCGATTGTGGGTGTTGGATACAGGCGCCATAAACTTGGCAAATAAGGTCGATCAAATATGTCCGGTCAAGCTGGATGTGTTCGATTTGAAAACTGATACGCATATCAAGCGTTTCATTATCCCGAAAAATCAAACGTTAAAGGATTCGCTGTTTACAAACATTGTAGTGGAGATTCTCAACGATAATTGTGATGATGCGTATGCTTATATGTCTGATGTATTTCAATACGGATTGGTTGTTTACAGCTATAaagag GACGTCTCTCGCCGGATCAACCATCCATATTTCTACCCAGATCCGCTGTACTGCCATTACAGCATGGACGGCATAACGTTCAACTGGATGGACGGCATATTCGGCATGTGCCTGTCGCCGGACGGCGGTGCCGGGCAGCGGGTGCTCTACTTCCATTCGCTGTCCAGCAACAACGAGTTCTACGTGCCCACCGCATCGCTGCGCAACGGTACGCTCCGCGAGGGCGACATCATCGAGCATTTCTTTGCGCTCAACGATTCACGGTGCGCGCGCCACCAATCGTGCCAGTCGTCGGGCATGGCCGTGGACGCGAAGGGCGTCATGTACTACAACTTGGTGACCGCGGGCAAAGTGGGATGCTGGGACACCGGGCGCCCGTTCGAGTCGGTCACACAGGGGCTGTTGTCCAGCGGCCCGACACCGCTCAGCTTCCCCAACGACCTAAAGGTAGACAAGGAGTCCGCGCAAAGGGTGTGGATGCTCAGCAACGGGCTGCATAAGTATCTGTACGGCAAAACGGACCCAAACCAGATCAACTACCGAATAATGGTCGCGTACACGGACGATGTCGTCAAAGGTACGGTCTGTGAATCCAACTGA
- the LOC132950221 gene encoding 3-ketoacyl-CoA thiolase, mitochondrial — MALAKGVFIVAAKRTPFGSYGGKFVKTSSTELQIVAAKAALAAGNVDPKIVDSVIIGNVLMNSSSDGAFLPRHVLLHCGIPLDRHALGVNRLCGSGFQSIVNGAQSIMCGESNVVLTGGVDSMSQSPHVVRNARFGIPLGASYVFEDSLWTGLTDTYCKLPMALTAEKLAEVYKITRQGVDEFALRSQTLWKKAQDNNVFSAELAPVTIKVKRADVVVDVDEHPKPKTTLETLGKLPTVFKKDGVVTAGSASGICDGAGAVILASEEALKKHSLTPLARLVGYSVVGVDPSIMGIGPAPSISKLLSISGKTLNDIDLVEINEAFGAQTLACQKELKLDIEKLNVNGGAIAIGHPLAASGARITSHLVHELIRKNLKYGIGSACIGGGQGIALLVEKV; from the exons ATGGCTTTGGCAAAAG GTGTTTTTATTGTGGCTGCTAAGAGAACTCCTTTTGGTTCGTACGGCGGTAAGTTTGTGAAAACTTCATCTACTGAACTGCAAATAGTAGCTGCAAAAGCTGCACTCGCAGCTGGTAATGTAGATCCTAAAATTGTTGATTCAGTTATAATTGGAAATGTTTTAATG AACTCGTCTTCAGATGGTGCATTCTTACCAAGACATGTATTACTCCATTGTGGAATCCCACTAGATCGTCATGCATTAGGTGTCAACAGATTGTGTGGATCTGGATTCCAGTCCATTGTTAATGGAGCACAG agTATCATGTGTGGTGAATCTAATGTTGTATTGACTGGAGGAGTAGACAGCATGAGTCAGTCCCCACATGTTGTTCGTAATGCCCGTTTTGGTATACCCCTCGGAGCATCCTATGTCTTTGAAGACAGTCTGTGGACTGGATTAACTGATACATATTGTAAATTGCCAATGGCCTTAACTGCAGAAAAATTAGCTGAAGTGTACAAAATCACCAGACAAGGAGTAGACGAATTTGCTTTGCGTTCACAAACGCTATGGAAAAAag caCAAGATAACAATGTATTCAGTGCTGAATTAGCTCCAGTGACTATAAAAGTGAAAAGAGCAGATGTAGTTGTTGATGTTGATGAACACCCAAAGCCAAAGACTACTCTTGAAACATTAGGAAAATTGCctacagtttttaaaaaggACGGAGTTGTAACTGCTGGTTCAGCATCT gGTATATGTGATGGTGCAGGAGCTGTCATATTAGCTAGTGAAGaagcattaaaaaaacattcactCACTCCACTGGCAAGATTAGTTGGTTACTCAGTAGTAGGTGTTGACCCAAGCATAATGGGTATTGGCCCAGCTCcatcaatttcaaaattattgagcATTTCCGGAAAAACCCTTAATGATATTGATTTAGTTgag attaatGAAGCATTTGGAGCTCAAACTCTTGCTTGCCAAAAAGAATTGAAACTTGACATTGAAAAGCTTAATGTTAATGGTGGTGCTATTGCAATCGGGCATCCATTGGCAGCATCAGGAGCCAGAATTACTAGTCATCTTGTCCATGAACTAAT tcgtaaaaatcttaaatatggAATTGGTTCTGCCTGTATTGGAGGAGGTCAAGGTATAGCTCTCTTGGTTGAGAAAGTATAa
- the LOC132950219 gene encoding protein yellow-like isoform X2 encodes MGHNQPHSYVWPADYNWMKPQHHAEVSTVSQVNFPVSSTEVLVPWLLSMWMMGNKTPTDYPKRKVVKKPNTKGRNENTGFKDRFTWGQIDLEYPNQDSKQMAINTGTFIPVNNLLLGLEVWKNKMFLSLPQWRPGIPVTLAYVNLNSYAKSPMLKPYPSWNWYANNMNRCHGLVSVFRMEVDKCDRLWVLDTGAINLANKVDQICPVKLDVFDLKTDTHIKRFIIPKNQTLKDSLFTNIVVEILNDNCDDAYAYMSDVFQYGLVVYSYKEDVSRRINHPYFYPDPLYCHYSMDGITFNWMDGIFGMCLSPDGGAGQRVLYFHSLSSNNEFYVPTASLRNGTLREGDIIEHFFALNDSRCARHQSCQSSGMAVDAKGVMYYNLVTAGKVGCWDTGRPFESVTQGLLSSGPTPLSFPNDLKVDKESAQRVWMLSNGLHKYLYGKTDPNQINYRIMVAYTDDVVKGTVCESN; translated from the exons atgggTCACAACCAACCTCACTCATACGTTTGGCCTGCTGACTATAACTGGATGAAACCACAGCATCATGCTGAAGTTTCAACAGTTAGTCAAGTAAACTTCCCAGTGTCATCAACAG aagtcCTGGTGCCATGGCTATTATCTATGTGGATGATGGGAAATAAAACTCCTACGGACTACCCTAAACGTAAAGTTGTGAAAAAACCAAACACAAAAGGTCGGAACGAAAACACGGGATTTAAAGATCGTTTTACGTGGGGCCAAATTGATCTGGAATATCCCAATCAAGATTCTAAACAGATGGCTATCAATACCGGTACATTTATACCGGTGAACAACCTACTATTGGGGCTGGAAGTGTGGAAGAACAAGATGTTTTTAAGTCTGCCACAGTGGAGACCGGGAATACCAGTGACTTTGGCGTACGTGAATTTGAACAGTTACGCCAAGTCCCCAATGCTGAAGCCATATCCCTCGTGGAACtg GTACGCTAATAATATGAACCGCTGTCATGGTTTGGTGTCCGTGTTCCGGATGGAAGTGGACAAGTGTGACCGATTGTGGGTGTTGGATACAGGCGCCATAAACTTGGCAAATAAGGTCGATCAAATATGTCCGGTCAAGCTGGATGTGTTCGATTTGAAAACTGATACGCATATCAAGCGTTTCATTATCCCGAAAAATCAAACGTTAAAGGATTCGCTGTTTACAAACATTGTAGTGGAGATTCTCAACGATAATTGTGATGATGCGTATGCTTATATGTCTGATGTATTTCAATACGGATTGGTTGTTTACAGCTATAaagag GACGTCTCTCGCCGGATCAACCATCCATATTTCTACCCAGATCCGCTGTACTGCCATTACAGCATGGACGGCATAACGTTCAACTGGATGGACGGCATATTCGGCATGTGCCTGTCGCCGGACGGCGGTGCCGGGCAGCGGGTGCTCTACTTCCATTCGCTGTCCAGCAACAACGAGTTCTACGTGCCCACCGCATCGCTGCGCAACGGTACGCTCCGCGAGGGCGACATCATCGAGCATTTCTTTGCGCTCAACGATTCACGGTGCGCGCGCCACCAATCGTGCCAGTCGTCGGGCATGGCCGTGGACGCGAAGGGCGTCATGTACTACAACTTGGTGACCGCGGGCAAAGTGGGATGCTGGGACACCGGGCGCCCGTTCGAGTCGGTCACACAGGGGCTGTTGTCCAGCGGCCCGACACCGCTCAGCTTCCCCAACGACCTAAAGGTAGACAAGGAGTCCGCGCAAAGGGTGTGGATGCTCAGCAACGGGCTGCATAAGTATCTGTACGGCAAAACGGACCCAAACCAGATCAACTACCGAATAATGGTCGCGTACACGGACGATGTCGTCAAAGGTACGGTCTGTGAATCCAACTGA